Within Chthonomonadales bacterium, the genomic segment GTGACGACGCCCATCACGACGCCCACCGCCGTCATCTCGAGGCCGGAGACGAACCAGTGGCGCGCCGTCACCAGGCTCTTGGCGGCGCCCACGGCGAAGTGGGCGAGCGTGCTGATGGCCGCGGAGGCGACAAGCGCGCGCGCGCCGCCGGCGAACAGGAACGGCAGGACCGGGATGAGCGCTCCGATCGCGGTGGAGACGCTCGCGGTGCCGAGCGCGAGCCAGGGGTTGGGCAGGTGGCGCTCCGAGAGGCCGAGCTCCTCCTGGGCCATCGTGCGCAGGAACTGCTCCGGCTGCCCGGAGATGGTGGCCGCCATGTGCTCGGCCTCGGCCTCGGTGAAGCCCTTGAGCTGGTAGATGAGCGCCAGCTCCTCGCGCTCGTGCTCCGGGGCCTCCTCGATCTCCCGCCGCTCGCGCCCGAGCTCGGCTTCATACACCTCCCGCTCGGAACGGCTGGCCAGAAACGCGCTGGAGCCCATGGAGAGCGCGCTTGCCAGCGTTCCGAGCAAGCCGGCGAACACCACCTGACGGCCGCTGTCGGAGTACCCGGCCATGCCGCTGACGATTCCGAAGACGGCTCCCAGGCCGTCGTTCACGCCGTAGATGGCGTCGCCGATCCAGCTTCCCGTGGTGACGTGCCATCTCTCGCCCTTGAGGATCGCCTCGAGGCGGGTGGCCGGGCCGCCGGGGCCATGCATGGCCTGAAGCAGGCGCGAGTGGGCCCGCTCCTCGCGCTCAACGCTCAGGAACAGCTCCCGGGAGGCGGCGTCGCCGGCAAGGACGCCAGCGTTGCGCTCGGAGGAGGCGCGGGCGCGCTCTTCTTCGGCCTCCATGCCGCGCAGCATGGCCTCCACGCCGACCATGCGCGCGCGCAGCCGGTCCGCTGGTCCGACGCGCTCCTCGACTGCGGGGAGGGGTCCGCCGAGCTCGACGATACGCTCCGCGAACCGGCGGGCGTGGCTCCTCTCGGAGTGGGCGAGACGCTCGAGGAGGGAGCGGCGCTTCGCGTCGCACTGCGCCTCCGCCATCATGCGGTAGAGGCCCGCGGCCCGCAACTCGCGGGCGTGCGCATCCCGGAGCGCGGCGAGCAACCTGGGGTCCGGCGGCGGAGGTCTCGTCATCGGGTCGTCCTGTTTGGGGGCGATGGGCGCGCCGAGCTCAGGGAGATTCGGGCGCCGCCGAGGCGATTCCTGCCGCTCACTGCGCGGCGCGCGGGGCGCCCGCTCCTCCAGTTGCCCTGCGTCGACGGCCATAATGGGTTGTGCGGGATGCGGCTTACGGACGAGCCGAGTTACCCGCCAGGGCGACGCGTCGGCGTATGATGGGCACGAACGTCGCGTCCATGGATGGCGAATGGCGACAATCAACCACCGTCGCATGACGGATGCGGCGATACAGGGCCTGCTGAGAGAGTACAGAACGGGACGCCAGAAGGCGGTTCGCGACCGGATCGTGATGCAGTACGCAGGGCTGGTCGAGAGCGTTGCGCGGCGGTTCCTCGCATCGGCGGAGCCGCTGGAGGATCTCGTTCAGGAGGG encodes:
- a CDS encoding VIT1/CCC1 transporter family protein encodes the protein MTRPPPPDPRLLAALRDAHARELRAAGLYRMMAEAQCDAKRRSLLERLAHSERSHARRFAERIVELGGPLPAVEERVGPADRLRARMVGVEAMLRGMEAEEERARASSERNAGVLAGDAASRELFLSVEREERAHSRLLQAMHGPGGPATRLEAILKGERWHVTTGSWIGDAIYGVNDGLGAVFGIVSGMAGYSDSGRQVVFAGLLGTLASALSMGSSAFLASRSEREVYEAELGRERREIEEAPEHEREELALIYQLKGFTEAEAEHMAATISGQPEQFLRTMAQEELGLSERHLPNPWLALGTASVSTAIGALIPVLPFLFAGGARALVASAAISTLAHFAVGAAKSLVTARHWFVSGLEMTAVGVVMGVVTYVLGVMFRLG